Genomic DNA from Gemmatimonadales bacterium:
CTGGTCACCGACAACACCCCGGAGGGCCTGGCGGACTGCCTGGAGCAAATTCTGGCCGACCCCGCCACGATCCAGGCCATGGGCGAGCGGGGCCGCCGTGCCGTGCGCGAGCGGTACAACTGGAGCTCGGCGTTTTCCAACCTGCTGGCGCTCTACCAGGCGCTCCTGCCAGGTGCCCGGGGCAACGGGACTCCCGAGCGCACCGGCTGAGCCGAGCCGGCTACTTCTCCCCGCTCAGCACCTGTTCCAGAATCAGCCACCGGTTCATCCCGGCGAACTTCTGATGCATCTTGGTGCTGGGCGAGCCGCCCGCGGCCTCGTCCTCCTCGATCTGGAGATCGGCGAGCGCATCGAGACCGCTGCTGAGGAACTTGTTGAGACCCCTCTCCAGCGCCAGCCCCGCCGTGCGGAAATTGAAAAGGGTGGAGAACTGCAGCGTGAAGCCCAGATCGGCGAGCTGCTGATTGGTGATCAGCGTGCCGGCCTTCTTGGCCTTCCCGAAATACAGCGAGGGCGACAGGTTGAACCCCAACATCTGGTTGGGGTAATACTTGCGCACTCCCTCGGCGAACTCCTGCGGCTGGTCCAGCTCGGTATTGTTGAACTCCGGCCAGATCACGTCGACCCCCAGCTCGGCCGCCTCCCAGGCGTCCTCGACGGCCATCTTCACACCACCCGGCTCCTGATCGGGCAGGGCCCCGTCGATCGAGTCGGTCCGGGCGATGATCACCACGTCGACCCCGGTGGCTTGGGCCGCGGCCTTGATCGCCTTGAGCTTGGCCGTCCATTGCT
This window encodes:
- a CDS encoding isocitrate lyase/phosphoenolpyruvate mutase family protein, with the translated sequence MATANPPVSPDAVFPAAAVGKLFAPPETEVPADKLRRLLREAQAAGSYLHTAGAYDAFTAAIMTRLGFKALYGSGWQLAATKSMFPDIGVYASHDMVKLVHEMWMGVEGARNTHYYDTDGKEILDAPPAFVDMEAGFGGPTQTFTLATELIRARAGGVHLENQDPANRTCGHIVNVGKQKRSKVLVPRKQWTAKLKAIKAAAQATGVDVVIIARTDSIDGALPDQEPGGVKMAVEDAWEAAELGVDVIWPEFNNTELDQPQEFAEGVRKYYPNQMLGFNLSPSLYFGKAKKAGTLITNQQLADLGFTLQFSTLFNFRTAGLALERGLNKFLSSGLDALADLQIEEDEAAGGSPSTKMHQKFAGMNRWLILEQVLSGEK